A genomic stretch from Neodiprion fabricii isolate iyNeoFabr1 chromosome 3, iyNeoFabr1.1, whole genome shotgun sequence includes:
- the LOC124178403 gene encoding putative gamma-glutamylcyclotransferase CG2811 isoform X1: MYENLFKSPLQRVFLYGTLKRGEPNHKLIETKNNGYAKFIGIGRTVAKYPLVIATKYNVPFLLKQPNVGNHVTGEIYDVDSNMLKHLDELEEHPTFYTRVEDEVHLIPESKYKQGLSKFEEVGELTKAWIYFLPKFKSSLLDGPLYSAYSNDGDHGLKYAERYLRDPSHNHRTEVQ; encoded by the exons ATGTacgaaaatttgttcaaaagcCCGCTGCAGCGTGTATTTTTATACGGAACGCTGAAACGCGGTGAGCCAAACCATAAACTGATAGAAACTAAAAACAACGGTTATGCGAAATTCATCGGAATTGGGAGAACGGTCGCAAAGTACCCTCTGGTTATTGCAACTAAATATAACGTTCCATTCTTGTTAAAACAGCCTAATGTCGGTAAT CATGTTACAGGGGAAATATACGATGTAGATTCAAACATGCTAAAACATTTGGACGAACTCGAAGAACATCCAACGTTCTATACTCGGGTTGAAGACGAAGTTCACCTTATTCCAGAGTCTAAATACAAGCAGGGATTATCCAAGTTTGAAGAG GTTGGAGAATTGACAAAGGCCTGGATATACTTTCTACCAAAGTTCAAATCGTCTTTGTTAGATGGACCGTTATATTCAGCATACAGTAACGACGGAGATCACGGCCTTAAATATGCGGAAAGGTATTTACGTGATCCATCTCACAATCACCGTACAGAAGTACAGTAA
- the LOC124178400 gene encoding pancreatic triacylglycerol lipase-like — protein sequence MKLFLLATLAIVATAHHGNELEHEHDYMYFPDGDGVPHIIDLQERVEDVDAIFARNVDTITFNLYTRNNPASAQILTLNSVATVTSSNFLSSRPTRIVTHGWRSSEFSDACVVVRDAYLAAGDYNVIVVDWSSIASENYLTAASSVRNVAGQISSFLNFLNENAGLQFGETKIVGHSLGGHIAGIAAQGASGDIQGVIALDPALPGFDNAGAGSGVHPSDADHVQVIHTNAGLLGLSRAAGDSDFYPNGGTTQPGCGLDLVGSCAHSRAYYFFAESIVNPTGFPATATRSGSLEAFTTKSTVYMGGEFLSTHASGSYTLTTGSSAPFALG from the exons ATGAAGCTATTCTTGCTCGCTACTCTCGCCATCGTGGCGACAG CCCATCACGGAAATGAGTTGGAACATGAACACGATTACATGTATTTCCCTGATGGGGACGGCGTTCCTCACATAATCGACTTACAGGAACGTGTCGAAGATGTTGATGCCATCTTTGCACGCAACGTCGACACTATCACCTTCAACTTGTATACACG AAACAACCCCGCCTCGGCCCAAATCTTGACACTCAACTCAGTAGCAACCGTTACCAGCAGCAACTTCCTTAGTTCTCGTCCAACCAGAATAGTTACTCACGGATGGCGTTCCAGCGAGTTCTCAGATGCCTGTGTAGTAGTTCGTGATG CTTATTTGGCTGCCGGAGACTACAACGTGATTGTCGTAGACTGGAGCAGTATAGCAAGTGAAAATTACCTTACTGCAGCTAGCAGCGTCAGGAATGTTGCCGGCCAAATATCATCATTCCTGAACTTCCTTAACGAAAATGCTGGTTTGCAATTCGGTGAAACGAAAATAGTCGGTCACTCTCTCGGCGGTCATATTGCTGGTATTGCGGCTCAAGGTGCCAGCGGAGATATTCAGGGCGTTATCG CTCTCGACCCGGCTCTTCCTGGATTCGACAACGCCGGTGCTGGCAGTGGTGTTCATCCAAGCGACGCTGACCACGTTCAGGTGATTCACACAAACGCTGGATTGCTTGGACTATCCAGGGCTGCGGGTGACAGCGATTTCTACCCTAACGGTGGCACCACTCAGCCAGGATGCGGCCTCGACCTGGTCG GATCTTGCGCTCACTCACGTGCTTACTACTTCTTTGCTGAGTCTATCGTAAACCCGACCGGTTTCCCGGCTACTGCAACCCGTTCAGGCAGTCTGGAAGCCTTTACCACGAAATCTACGGTATACATGGGTGGCGAATTCCTCAGCACACA CGCAAGCGGTAGCTACACCCTCACCACTGGCAGCTCTGCTCCATTCGCCCTGGGATAA
- the LOC124178403 gene encoding putative gamma-glutamylcyclotransferase CG2811 isoform X2 produces MYENLFKSPLQRVFLYGTLKRGEPNHKLIETKNNGYAKFIGIGRTVAKYPLVIATKYNVPFLLKQPNVGNHVTGEIYDVDSNMLKHLDELEEHPTFYTRVEDEVHLIPESKYKQGLSKFEEVGELTKAWIYFLPKFKSSLLDGPLYSAYSNDGDHGLKYAESDTDSVKPEDVF; encoded by the exons ATGTacgaaaatttgttcaaaagcCCGCTGCAGCGTGTATTTTTATACGGAACGCTGAAACGCGGTGAGCCAAACCATAAACTGATAGAAACTAAAAACAACGGTTATGCGAAATTCATCGGAATTGGGAGAACGGTCGCAAAGTACCCTCTGGTTATTGCAACTAAATATAACGTTCCATTCTTGTTAAAACAGCCTAATGTCGGTAAT CATGTTACAGGGGAAATATACGATGTAGATTCAAACATGCTAAAACATTTGGACGAACTCGAAGAACATCCAACGTTCTATACTCGGGTTGAAGACGAAGTTCACCTTATTCCAGAGTCTAAATACAAGCAGGGATTATCCAAGTTTGAAGAG GTTGGAGAATTGACAAAGGCCTGGATATACTTTCTACCAAAGTTCAAATCGTCTTTGTTAGATGGACCGTTATATTCAGCATACAGTAACGACGGAGATCACGGCCTTAAATATGCGGAAAG tgACACGGACTCTGTCAAACCGGAGGATGTTTTCTGA